A part of Catharus ustulatus isolate bCatUst1 chromosome 8, bCatUst1.pri.v2, whole genome shotgun sequence genomic DNA contains:
- the NOC3L gene encoding nucleolar complex protein 3 homolog, translating into MKPRKNTKRVPSFRKLLRTSQIKLDNKLKNKQYKQKSAAKKYRKEQKKLREAVRDAISRKPFPLEEPKKKQVARKWEEKEEEDALPLDMMDEDDLKLMEDLAQKASFLTRDLSSDEPVHVKKRKHESVIEKYEKVPRRLQTEPEKELIHLLPIKDKSGIIPQAVEKPVLDVAHDEEADTEDTEEAEDFNEEPLPVLTPEEMAAQRRQKLQERKMHIAALASAILSEPDTNIKKLKELRAMLMEQDPNVAVIVRKLVMVSLMEIFKDIAPSYKIRPLTEAEKATKVKKETQKLREFEEGLVSQYKFYLENLEQTIKDWKQRKLKKSNVISLKAYKGLAEVAVKCLCELLVALPHFNFHNNIIVLIVPLMNDPSKMISELCVEAVKKLFKQDKLGYASLGVVKVISGLVRGRNYDVRPEVLKVFLHLRIKEVELQKDSEDIAPKKKFMTYKEKRKNLSRMQRKWKKAEEKLERELLEAEASESKEKKLKLHTETLNIVFVTYFRILKKAQKSPLLPAVLEGLAKFAHLINVEFFDDLLIVLHSLIASGDLSYRESLHCVLSAFHILSGQGDVLNIDPMKFYTHLYKTLFSLHAGGTNEDIGIVLQCLDVMFAKRRKQVSQQRALAFLKRLSILALHVLPNSSVGILATNRIFMQTFPRMDLLLDNESQGSGVYLPELDEPEHCNAQNTALWELHLLQRHYHPTVQKFASHLIAGAPTEGSGALPLDLSQRSATELFETYCMKEMTFNPPVASVTPRRKDTFSQMDSFVDEELNKQLQQHINDAVAHKPLDFAKHLKESSLA; encoded by the exons ATGAAGCCG agaaaaaacacaaagcGAGTTCCAAGTTTTCGCAAGTTGCTGAGAACTAGTCAAATAAAACTtgacaataaattaaaaaataaacagtacaAGCAGAAGAGTGCTGCTAAGAAGTATCGTAAAGAACAAAAGAAGCTAAGGGAGGCTGTCAGAGATGCTATTTCTAGAAAACCTTTTCCATTGGAGGAACCCAAGAAGAAACAAGTTG CtagaaaatgggaagaaaaagaggaagaagatgcTCTTCCACTGGACATGATGGATGAAGATGACTTGAAATTAATGGAGGATCTGGCCCAAAAAGCATCCTTTTTAACCAGAGACCTTTCTTCTGA TGAACCTGTTCATGTCAAAAAACGAAAACATGAAAGTGTGATTGAAAAATATGAGAAGGTGCCAAGACGTTTGCAAACAGAGCCAGAAAAAGAACTCATCCATCTGCTCCCCATCAAAGACAAGAGTGGCATAATTCCTCAAGCTGTGGAAAAGCCAG TTCTCGATGTTGCACATGATGAAGAAGCAGACACAGAAGATACGGAGGAAGCAGAGG ACTTTAATGAGGAACCCCTACCTGTTCTCACTCCCGAGGAAATGGCTGCTCAAAGGAGACaaaagctgcaggagaggaagatGCACATAGCTGCCTTGGCATCTGCCATTCTCTCAGAGCCAGACACCAAT ATTAAGAAGCTGAAGGAGCTGCGTGCCATGCTGATGGAACAGGACCCTAACGTGGCTGTGATTGTTAGGAAGCTGGTCATGGTGTCTTTGATGGAAATATTCAAAGACATTGCACCTTCGTACAAAATTCGACCTCTGACCGAAGCGGAAAAGGCTACCAAG gttaaaaaagaaacacagaaactgaGAGAATTTGAAGAAGGCCTTGTAAGCCAGTATAAATTTTACTTGGAAAATCTGGAACAAACAATTAAAG ATTGGAAGCAAAGGAAGTTGAAGAAAAGCAATGTCATCTCATTAAAGGCATATAAAGGTCTAGCAGAGGTAGCAGTGAAGTGTCTGTGTGAGCTGCTTGTGGCCCTACCCCACTTCAACTTCCACAATAACATTATTGTTCTCATTGTTCCACTCATGAATGATCCATCCAAAATG atttcTGAACTGTGTGTTGAGGCAGTTAAGAAGCTCTTCAAACAGGACAAGTTGGGCTATGCTTCTCTTGGTGTTGTTAAAGTAATTTCTGGCCTTGTGAGGGGTAGAAATTACGATGTGAGACCTGAG GTGTTAAAAGTTTTTCTTCACTTAAGAATTAAGGAAGTAGAATTACAAAAAGATTCTGAAGACATTGcaccaaagaaaaaattcatgacttacaaagagaaaagaaaaaatctttccaGAATGCAAAGAAAG tggaagaaagcagaagagaaactgGAACGAGAACTGCTGGAAGCAGAAGCAtcagaaagtaaagaaaagaaactgaagttG caCACAGAGACCTTGAATATTGTATTTGTAACTTACTTCAGGATCTTGAAGAAAGCTCAGAAGTCTCCACTTTTGCCAGCTGTGCTAGAAGGTCTTGCAAA GTTTGCTCATCTCAtaaatgtggaattttttgATGACCTGTTGATTGTCCTTCATTCTCTTATTGCATCTGGG GATTTAAGCTATCGTGAGAGTCTTCATTGCGTTCTCAGTGCTTTTCATATACTCTCTGGTCAAG GTGATGTTCTTAACATTGATCCAATGAAATTTTACACCCATCTGTACAAGACACTGTTCAGCCTACATGCAG gTGGCACCAACGAGGACATAGGGATTGTGTTGCAGTGCCTGGATGTCATGTTTGCCAAGAGGAGAAAGCAAGTCTCCCAGCAGCGAGCTCTTGCTTTCCTAAAGCGACTTTCCATCCTTGCTCTTCATGTACTTCCAAATTCCAGTGTTGGGATCTTGGCAACAAACAGGATATTCATGCAA ACATTCCCAAGGATGGACCTCTTACTAGACAACGAATCTCAAGGCAGTGGAGTTTATCTCCCAGAATTAGATGAACCAGAGCATTGCAATGCCCAGAACACAGCGCTGTGGGAGCTGCATCTTCTACAG AGACATTATCATCCAACAGTGCAGAAATTTGCATCTCACCTTATTGCTGGAGCTCCAACTGAAGGCTCAGGAGCTCTTCCACTTGATTTGAGCCAAAG GTCTGCTACAGAACTTTTTGAGACATATTGTATGAAAGAAATGACCTTTAATCCTCCTGTAGCATCAGTAACACCCAGAAGAAAG GATACCTTCTCACAAATGGATTCATTTGTAGATGAAGAACTAAACAAACAGCTTCAACAACATATCAATGACGCTGTTGCTCACAAACCCTTGGATTTTGCTAAGCACTTGAAGGAGTCATCTTTGGCATAA